One part of the Raphanus sativus cultivar WK10039 chromosome 7, ASM80110v3, whole genome shotgun sequence genome encodes these proteins:
- the LOC108817857 gene encoding acyl carrier protein 2, mitochondrial, whose translation MAARNALLRYLRVNVNPSPALPFTTVLLRRFSEEVRGSFLDKSDVTDRVISVVKNFQRVDPSKVTPKAHFHNDLGLDSLDSVEVVMALEEEFGFEIPDNDADKIQSVDLAVDFIASHPQAT comes from the exons ATGGCGGCGAGAAATGCTCTGCTTCGATACCTTAGAGTCAACGTGAATCCATCACCTGCACTCCCTTTCACCACCGTACTTCTTAGGCGTTTCTCGGAGGAAGTAAGAGGATCGTTTCTCGACAAATCTGATGTCACAGATCGCGTTATCTCCGTCGTCAAAAACTTTCAAAGAGTCGATCCCTCAAAG GTAACACCAAAAGCCCATTTTCACAACGATCTCGGGTTAGACAGTTTGGACAGTGTGGAGGTTGTGATGGCGTTGGAGGAAGAGTTTGGGTTTGAGATCCCTGATAATGATGCTGACAAGATCCAGTCCGTTGATCTTGCTGTTGACTTTATCGCTTCTCATCCTCAGGCTACTTAA
- the LOC108817856 gene encoding 4-coumarate--CoA ligase 3 produces MITATLQEPQIHQPVDTTTSPTDAPPSPPPRIFRSKLPDIDIPNHLPLHTYCFEKLPSVSDKPCLIVGSTGKSYTYGETHLICRRVAAGLHKTGIRKGDVIMVLLQNSAEFVFTFMGASMIGAVSTTANPFYTSQEIHKQVKSSGAKLIVTHSHYVDKLRNLDEETRIGEDLTVITTEVPPPENCLPFSALLLADDEANSLDVAVDVGGDDAAALPFSSGTTGLPKGVVLTHKSLITSVAQQVDGDNPNLYLKSNDVVLCVLPLFHIYSLNSVLLNSIRSGATVLLMHKFEIGALLDLIQRHKVTVAALVPPLVIALAKNPTVNSYDLSSVRLVLSGAAPLGKDLEDSLRSRLPQAVLGQGYGMTEAGPVLSMSLGFAKEPIPSKSGSCGTVVRNAELKVVHLETRLSLGYNQTGEICIRGQQIMKEYLKDPEATSATIDEEGWLHTGDIGYVDEDDEIFIVDRLKEVIKFKGFQVPPAELEALLISHHSIADAAVVPQRDEVAGEVPVAFVVRSNGNVITEEDIKEYISKQVVFYKRLHKVFFVPSIPKSPSGKILRKDLKAKLC; encoded by the exons ATGATAACTGCAACTCTACAAGAACCTCAGATTCACCAACCGGTGGATACAACCACCTCCCCCACCGATGCTCCTCCTTCTCCACCACCGCGTATTTTCCGATCAAAGCTTCCGGACATCGACATTCCCAACCACCTACCTCTCCACACTTACTGCTTCGAGAAGCTCCCCTCTGTTTCCGACAAGCCTTGTCTGATCGTAGGTTCCACGGGAAAAAGCTACACGTACGGCGAGACGCACCTCATATGCCGGAGAGTCGCCGCCGGGCTACACAAAACGGGGATTCGAAAAGGCGACGTGATAATGGTCCTCCTCCAAAACTCCGCCGAGTTCGTCTTCACCTTCATGGGCGCTTCCATGATCGGCGCCGTCTCCACCACCGCGAATCCTTTCTACACCTCTCAGGAGATCCACAAACAGGTCAAGTCCTCCGGAGCCAAGCTCATCGTCACTCACTCTCATTACGTCGATAAACTGAGGAACCTCGACGAGGAAACAAGAATCGGTGAAGATCTCACCGTGATCACCACGGAGGTTCCTCCGCCGGAGAACTGTCTTCCTTTCTCGGCGCTGCTGCTCGCCGACGACGAGGCAAACTCGCTAGATGTTGCTGTTGACGTCGGTGGCGACGACGCGGCGGCGCTTCCTTTCTCCTCTGGCACGACGGGGTTGCCGAAGGGTGTGGTTTTAACGCACAAGAGCTTGATCACGAGCGTCGCGCAACAAGTGGATGGAGACAACCCTAATCTTTACCTGAAATCAAACGACGTCGTGCTCTGCGTTTTGCCTCTTTTCCACATCTACTCACTCAATAGCGTCCTTCTCAATTCCATCCGATCCG GTGCGACGGTTCTTTTGATGCACAAATTCGAAATCGGGGCGTTATTGGATCTAATACAGAGACACAAGGTGACGGTAGCGGCGCTTGTTCCGCCGCTTGTGATTGCTTTGGCCAAGAACCCAACCGTTAACTCTTATGATCTCTCTTCCGTTAGATTGGTTCTCTCCGGTGCAGCTCCCTTAGGCAAAGATCTCGAGGATAGTCTACGCAGCCGTCTCCCTCAGGCAGTCCTTGGCCag GGATATGGTATGACAGAGGCAGGACCAGTGTTGTCAATGAGCCTTGGTTTTGCTAAAGAGCCAATTCCGTCAAAATCAGGCTCTTGTGGGACTGTTGTCCGAAACGCAGAGCTTAAAGTGGTTCACCTTGAGACACGTCTCTCTCTTGGCTACAACCAAACTGGTGAGATTTGTATCCGTGGTCAACAAATCATGAAAG AGTACTTGAAGGATCCGGAAGCCACGTCAGCTACAATTGACGAGGAAGGTTGGCTTCACACAGGGGACATTGGGTATGTTGACGAAGATGACGAGATATTCATTGTTGATCGACTCAAAGAGGTCATCAAGTTCAAAGGCTTTCAG GTGCCTCCGGCTGAGCTAGAGGCTTTGCTCATCAGTCACCACTCTATTGCGGATGCTGCGGTTGTTCC TCAAAGAGATGAAGTGGCTGGAGAAGTTCCGGTGGCTTTCGTAGTCCGATCAAATGGAAACGTCATCACGGAAGAagatataaaagaatatatatccAAACAG GTGGTATTCTACAAGAGATTGCACAAGGTCTTCTTTGTTCCCTCCATTCCCAAATCTCCTTCCGGAAAAATTCTGAGAAAGGATCTTAAAGCCAAACTCTGttga